Proteins encoded together in one Ciona intestinalis chromosome 1, KH, whole genome shotgun sequence window:
- the LOC100182459 gene encoding centrosome and spindle pole-associated protein 1-like isoform X4, producing the protein MKREKMLTYQEELREQMSLKEKKAKAAKEEQERYDRKIEMEAQNYNPWGKGGAGAPMRDIHGNLVSDLRQMHLENEDLVRDPNKAAEVVRERQATNVEEMKQSFSPRGQDFGSALSPRFGRSNPFEMKETVEQKSQKDIYKENLQKQIEERRRLEDERKEKQRIEDEKEEKRMEEQNRRMQEEYENEKRKQREKIEQKRKENEEMQRALEEKRKEGERIRKEEQERLEQERSKEKERELQERLNKPKSPPIHSKELHGSQQQQQESAQNTYRSQITQRSTTPPRPQVARERVHYERARSPVVEARPEKSRESKRISRELSALRKQLLSEQRRIETQLRSTDTSSYKQVPIKTETLVDLSRTRQRPVQVRRPPTVERPSSNALKEFTDFKHRQDDTASLRMFRIEHPETPKDANSLEQQQQQLIKNQLQKLETLRTNKHMDQPEYSRKSPTKSSRNGFSLIPPSDSYASLLEADSTYIPIPDTDDVENQPPSFPSSRAGRKISARERRRISKRNEQDEGLTYRAPDSYSINSLTSLATLDVDRLANRNENRLDKLKQLTGDEVSLTDPDDILDRFVNQHRSDLPDTPDTFQPNARRPRKGTSVSAPRPTDERPPSINTIDTEPWLRPGTGPPATAT; encoded by the exons ATGAAGAGGGAGAAGATGTTGACTTATCAAGAAGAACTGAGGGAACAG ATGAGTTTAAAGGAGAAGAAAGCGAAAGCTGCCAAGGAGGAGCAGGAGCGATATGATAGGAAGATTGAGATGGAGGCGCAGAATTATAATCCATGGGGGAAGGGAGGGGCTGGTGCTCCTATGCGAGATATTCATGGAAATCTTGTTT ctgATTTACGGCAAATGCATCTCGAGAATGAAGATTTGGTTCGCGATCCGAACAAAGCTGCCGAGGTTGTTCGGGAAAGACAAGCAACCAATGTTGAGGAGATGAAACAAAGTTTTTCACCAAGAGGACAG GATTTTGGATCAGCTTTATCTCCAAGGTTTGGACGAAGCAATCCATTTGAAATGAAGGAAACTGTGGAACAAAAGTCACAGAAGGATATATACAAGGAGAACTTGCAGAAACAG ATTGAAGAACGGAGGAGATTGGAAGATGAGAGGAAAGAGAAACAGAGGATTGAGGATGAAAAGGAGGAGAAGAGGATGGAGGAGCAGAACCGAAGAATGCAGGAGGAATATGAGAATGAGAAGAGGAAGCAAAGAGAAAAGATTGAGCAG AAACGcaaagaaaatgaagaaatgCAAAGAGCACTCGAGGAAAAGAGAAAAGAAGGTGAAAGGATTAGGAAAGAGGAGCAAGAGAGGTTGGAGCAGGAGCGATCAAAGGAGAAAGAAAGAGAACTACAAGAGCGACTGAAT aAACCAAAATCTCCTCCTATCCATTCTAAGGAACTTCATGgttcacaacaacaacaacaagagtCGGCACAAAACACTTATCGTTCACAAATTACACAGAG atcaaCTACTCCACCACGCCCCCAGGTGGCGAGAGAGCGAGTACATTATGAGCGAGCACGCTCACCAGTGGTGGAAGCTCGACCGGAAAAATCAAGAG AATCGAAACGTATTTCACGCGAGTTATCAGCTTTGAGAAAGCAACTTCTTAGCGAACAACGAAGAATTGAAACTCAACTACGTTCAACAGATACTTCATCTTATAAACAAGTTCCCAT taAAACAGAAACTTTGGTTGATTTATCGCGAACACGACAGCGACCCGTACAAGTTCGTCGACCACCCACTGTGGAACGACCAAGCTCAAATGCTCTTAAAGAATTCACTGATTTTAAACACAG ACAAGATGACACAGCATCACTTAGAATGTTCCGAATCGAACATCCAGAAACTCCCAAAGACGCAAACTCTCtcgaacaacaacaacaacaacttatCAAAAATCAACTTCAAAAGTTGGAAACATTAAG AACCAATAAACATATGGATCAACCTGAATACAGCAGGAAATCGCCAACCAAGAGCAGTAGAAATGGATTCTCTCTTATC CCACCATCTGATTCATATGCTTCACTACTTGAAGCTGACTCCACATACATCCCTATACCTGATACAGATGATGTGGAGAATCAACCACCTTCGTTTCCATCTTCACGTGCTGGCAG GAAAATTTCTGCCCGTGAAAGAAGAAGAATCTCAAAACGAAATGAG CAGGATGAAGGTTTGACATACAGAGCACCTGATAGCTACTCCATCAACTCATTGACATCGCTTGCCACACTTGATGTGGACAGACTTGCAAACCGGAATGAAAACAGATTGGATAAACTGAAACAACTGACAG GAGATGAGGTTTCACTTACGGATCCTGATGATATACTTGATCGTTTCGTCAACCAACATCGATCAGATCTCCCTGACACACCAGATACATTCCAGCCAAACGCACGCAGACCAAGGAAAGGAACCTCCGTTTCAGCTCCACGGCCCACTGATGAAAGGCCACCTTCCATAAATACCATTGACACGGAGCCGTGGCTTCGTCCTGGCACCGGACCTCCAGCCACAGCCACataa
- the LOC100182459 gene encoding centrosome and spindle pole-associated protein 1-like isoform X2 — MKREKMLTYQEELREQMSLKEKKAKAAKEEQERYDRKIEMEAQNYNPWGKGGAGAPMRDIHGNLVSDLRQMHLENEDLVRDPNKAAEVVRERQATNVEEMKQSFSPRGQQDFGSALSPRFGRSNPFEMKETVEQKSQKDIYKENLQKQIEERRRLEDERKEKQRIEDEKEEKRMEEQNRRMQEEYENEKRKQREKIEQKRKENEEMQRALEEKRKEGERIRKEEQERLEQERSKEKERELQERLNKPKSPPIHSKELHGSQQQQQESAQNTYRSQITQRSTTPPRPQVARERVHYERARSPVVEARPEKSRESKRISRELSALRKQLLSEQRRIETQLRSTDTSSYKQVPIKTETLVDLSRTRQRPVQVRRPPTVERPSSNALKEFTDFKHRQDDTASLRMFRIEHPETPKDANSLEQQQQQLIKNQLQKLETLRTNKHMDQPEYSRKSPTKSSRNGFSLIPPSDSYASLLEADSTYIPIPDTDDVENQPPSFPSSRAGRKISARERRRISKRNEQDEGLTYRAPDSYSINSLTSLATLDVDRLANRNENRLDKLKQLTGDEVSLTDPDDILDRFVNQHRSDLPDTPDTFQPNARRPRKGTSVSAPRPTDERPPSINTIDTEPWLRPGTGPPATAT, encoded by the exons ATGAAGAGGGAGAAGATGTTGACTTATCAAGAAGAACTGAGGGAACAG ATGAGTTTAAAGGAGAAGAAAGCGAAAGCTGCCAAGGAGGAGCAGGAGCGATATGATAGGAAGATTGAGATGGAGGCGCAGAATTATAATCCATGGGGGAAGGGAGGGGCTGGTGCTCCTATGCGAGATATTCATGGAAATCTTGTTT ctgATTTACGGCAAATGCATCTCGAGAATGAAGATTTGGTTCGCGATCCGAACAAAGCTGCCGAGGTTGTTCGGGAAAGACAAGCAACCAATGTTGAGGAGATGAAACAAAGTTTTTCACCAAGAGGACAG CAGGATTTTGGATCAGCTTTATCTCCAAGGTTTGGACGAAGCAATCCATTTGAAATGAAGGAAACTGTGGAACAAAAGTCACAGAAGGATATATACAAGGAGAACTTGCAGAAACAG ATTGAAGAACGGAGGAGATTGGAAGATGAGAGGAAAGAGAAACAGAGGATTGAGGATGAAAAGGAGGAGAAGAGGATGGAGGAGCAGAACCGAAGAATGCAGGAGGAATATGAGAATGAGAAGAGGAAGCAAAGAGAAAAGATTGAGCAG AAACGcaaagaaaatgaagaaatgCAAAGAGCACTCGAGGAAAAGAGAAAAGAAGGTGAAAGGATTAGGAAAGAGGAGCAAGAGAGGTTGGAGCAGGAGCGATCAAAGGAGAAAGAAAGAGAACTACAAGAGCGACTGAAT aAACCAAAATCTCCTCCTATCCATTCTAAGGAACTTCATGgttcacaacaacaacaacaagagtCGGCACAAAACACTTATCGTTCACAAATTACACAGAG atcaaCTACTCCACCACGCCCCCAGGTGGCGAGAGAGCGAGTACATTATGAGCGAGCACGCTCACCAGTGGTGGAAGCTCGACCGGAAAAATCAAGAG AATCGAAACGTATTTCACGCGAGTTATCAGCTTTGAGAAAGCAACTTCTTAGCGAACAACGAAGAATTGAAACTCAACTACGTTCAACAGATACTTCATCTTATAAACAAGTTCCCAT taAAACAGAAACTTTGGTTGATTTATCGCGAACACGACAGCGACCCGTACAAGTTCGTCGACCACCCACTGTGGAACGACCAAGCTCAAATGCTCTTAAAGAATTCACTGATTTTAAACACAG ACAAGATGACACAGCATCACTTAGAATGTTCCGAATCGAACATCCAGAAACTCCCAAAGACGCAAACTCTCtcgaacaacaacaacaacaacttatCAAAAATCAACTTCAAAAGTTGGAAACATTAAG AACCAATAAACATATGGATCAACCTGAATACAGCAGGAAATCGCCAACCAAGAGCAGTAGAAATGGATTCTCTCTTATC CCACCATCTGATTCATATGCTTCACTACTTGAAGCTGACTCCACATACATCCCTATACCTGATACAGATGATGTGGAGAATCAACCACCTTCGTTTCCATCTTCACGTGCTGGCAG GAAAATTTCTGCCCGTGAAAGAAGAAGAATCTCAAAACGAAATGAG CAGGATGAAGGTTTGACATACAGAGCACCTGATAGCTACTCCATCAACTCATTGACATCGCTTGCCACACTTGATGTGGACAGACTTGCAAACCGGAATGAAAACAGATTGGATAAACTGAAACAACTGACAG GAGATGAGGTTTCACTTACGGATCCTGATGATATACTTGATCGTTTCGTCAACCAACATCGATCAGATCTCCCTGACACACCAGATACATTCCAGCCAAACGCACGCAGACCAAGGAAAGGAACCTCCGTTTCAGCTCCACGGCCCACTGATGAAAGGCCACCTTCCATAAATACCATTGACACGGAGCCGTGGCTTCGTCCTGGCACCGGACCTCCAGCCACAGCCACataa
- the LOC100182459 gene encoding centrosome and spindle pole-associated protein 1-like isoform X3: protein MKREKMLTYQEELREQMSLKEKKAKAAKEEQERYDRKIEMEAQNYNPWGKGGAGAPMRDIHGNLVSDLRQMHLENEDLVRDPNKAAEVVRERQATNVEEMKQSFSPRGQQQDFGSALSPRFGRSNPFEMKETVEQKSQKDIYKENLQKQIEERRRLEDERKEKQRIEDEKEEKRMEEQNRRMQEEYENEKRKQREKIEQKRKENEEMQRALEEKRKEGERIRKEEQERLEQERSKEKERELQERLNKPKSPPIHSKELHGSQQQQQESAQNTYRSQITQRSTTPPRPQVARERVHYERARSPVVEARPEKSRESKRISRELSALRKQLLSEQRRIETQLRSTDTSSYKQVPIKTETLVDLSRTRQRPVQVRRPPTVERPSSNALKEFTDFKHRQDDTASLRMFRIEHPETPKDANSLEQQQQQLIKNQLQKLETLRTNKHMDQPEYSRKSPTKSSRNGFSLIPPSDSYASLLEADSTYIPIPDTDDVENQPPSFPSSRAGRKISARERRRISKRNEDEGLTYRAPDSYSINSLTSLATLDVDRLANRNENRLDKLKQLTGDEVSLTDPDDILDRFVNQHRSDLPDTPDTFQPNARRPRKGTSVSAPRPTDERPPSINTIDTEPWLRPGTGPPATAT, encoded by the exons ATGAAGAGGGAGAAGATGTTGACTTATCAAGAAGAACTGAGGGAACAG ATGAGTTTAAAGGAGAAGAAAGCGAAAGCTGCCAAGGAGGAGCAGGAGCGATATGATAGGAAGATTGAGATGGAGGCGCAGAATTATAATCCATGGGGGAAGGGAGGGGCTGGTGCTCCTATGCGAGATATTCATGGAAATCTTGTTT ctgATTTACGGCAAATGCATCTCGAGAATGAAGATTTGGTTCGCGATCCGAACAAAGCTGCCGAGGTTGTTCGGGAAAGACAAGCAACCAATGTTGAGGAGATGAAACAAAGTTTTTCACCAAGAGGACAG CAGCAGGATTTTGGATCAGCTTTATCTCCAAGGTTTGGACGAAGCAATCCATTTGAAATGAAGGAAACTGTGGAACAAAAGTCACAGAAGGATATATACAAGGAGAACTTGCAGAAACAG ATTGAAGAACGGAGGAGATTGGAAGATGAGAGGAAAGAGAAACAGAGGATTGAGGATGAAAAGGAGGAGAAGAGGATGGAGGAGCAGAACCGAAGAATGCAGGAGGAATATGAGAATGAGAAGAGGAAGCAAAGAGAAAAGATTGAGCAG AAACGcaaagaaaatgaagaaatgCAAAGAGCACTCGAGGAAAAGAGAAAAGAAGGTGAAAGGATTAGGAAAGAGGAGCAAGAGAGGTTGGAGCAGGAGCGATCAAAGGAGAAAGAAAGAGAACTACAAGAGCGACTGAAT aAACCAAAATCTCCTCCTATCCATTCTAAGGAACTTCATGgttcacaacaacaacaacaagagtCGGCACAAAACACTTATCGTTCACAAATTACACAGAG atcaaCTACTCCACCACGCCCCCAGGTGGCGAGAGAGCGAGTACATTATGAGCGAGCACGCTCACCAGTGGTGGAAGCTCGACCGGAAAAATCAAGAG AATCGAAACGTATTTCACGCGAGTTATCAGCTTTGAGAAAGCAACTTCTTAGCGAACAACGAAGAATTGAAACTCAACTACGTTCAACAGATACTTCATCTTATAAACAAGTTCCCAT taAAACAGAAACTTTGGTTGATTTATCGCGAACACGACAGCGACCCGTACAAGTTCGTCGACCACCCACTGTGGAACGACCAAGCTCAAATGCTCTTAAAGAATTCACTGATTTTAAACACAG ACAAGATGACACAGCATCACTTAGAATGTTCCGAATCGAACATCCAGAAACTCCCAAAGACGCAAACTCTCtcgaacaacaacaacaacaacttatCAAAAATCAACTTCAAAAGTTGGAAACATTAAG AACCAATAAACATATGGATCAACCTGAATACAGCAGGAAATCGCCAACCAAGAGCAGTAGAAATGGATTCTCTCTTATC CCACCATCTGATTCATATGCTTCACTACTTGAAGCTGACTCCACATACATCCCTATACCTGATACAGATGATGTGGAGAATCAACCACCTTCGTTTCCATCTTCACGTGCTGGCAG GAAAATTTCTGCCCGTGAAAGAAGAAGAATCTCAAAACGAAATGAG GATGAAGGTTTGACATACAGAGCACCTGATAGCTACTCCATCAACTCATTGACATCGCTTGCCACACTTGATGTGGACAGACTTGCAAACCGGAATGAAAACAGATTGGATAAACTGAAACAACTGACAG GAGATGAGGTTTCACTTACGGATCCTGATGATATACTTGATCGTTTCGTCAACCAACATCGATCAGATCTCCCTGACACACCAGATACATTCCAGCCAAACGCACGCAGACCAAGGAAAGGAACCTCCGTTTCAGCTCCACGGCCCACTGATGAAAGGCCACCTTCCATAAATACCATTGACACGGAGCCGTGGCTTCGTCCTGGCACCGGACCTCCAGCCACAGCCACataa
- the LOC100182459 gene encoding centrosome and spindle pole-associated protein 1-like isoform X1: MKREKMLTYQEELREQMSLKEKKAKAAKEEQERYDRKIEMEAQNYNPWGKGGAGAPMRDIHGNLVSDLRQMHLENEDLVRDPNKAAEVVRERQATNVEEMKQSFSPRGQQQDFGSALSPRFGRSNPFEMKETVEQKSQKDIYKENLQKQIEERRRLEDERKEKQRIEDEKEEKRMEEQNRRMQEEYENEKRKQREKIEQKRKENEEMQRALEEKRKEGERIRKEEQERLEQERSKEKERELQERLNKPKSPPIHSKELHGSQQQQQESAQNTYRSQITQRSTTPPRPQVARERVHYERARSPVVEARPEKSRESKRISRELSALRKQLLSEQRRIETQLRSTDTSSYKQVPIKTETLVDLSRTRQRPVQVRRPPTVERPSSNALKEFTDFKHRQDDTASLRMFRIEHPETPKDANSLEQQQQQLIKNQLQKLETLRTNKHMDQPEYSRKSPTKSSRNGFSLIPPSDSYASLLEADSTYIPIPDTDDVENQPPSFPSSRAGRKISARERRRISKRNEQDEGLTYRAPDSYSINSLTSLATLDVDRLANRNENRLDKLKQLTGDEVSLTDPDDILDRFVNQHRSDLPDTPDTFQPNARRPRKGTSVSAPRPTDERPPSINTIDTEPWLRPGTGPPATAT, encoded by the exons ATGAAGAGGGAGAAGATGTTGACTTATCAAGAAGAACTGAGGGAACAG ATGAGTTTAAAGGAGAAGAAAGCGAAAGCTGCCAAGGAGGAGCAGGAGCGATATGATAGGAAGATTGAGATGGAGGCGCAGAATTATAATCCATGGGGGAAGGGAGGGGCTGGTGCTCCTATGCGAGATATTCATGGAAATCTTGTTT ctgATTTACGGCAAATGCATCTCGAGAATGAAGATTTGGTTCGCGATCCGAACAAAGCTGCCGAGGTTGTTCGGGAAAGACAAGCAACCAATGTTGAGGAGATGAAACAAAGTTTTTCACCAAGAGGACAG CAGCAGGATTTTGGATCAGCTTTATCTCCAAGGTTTGGACGAAGCAATCCATTTGAAATGAAGGAAACTGTGGAACAAAAGTCACAGAAGGATATATACAAGGAGAACTTGCAGAAACAG ATTGAAGAACGGAGGAGATTGGAAGATGAGAGGAAAGAGAAACAGAGGATTGAGGATGAAAAGGAGGAGAAGAGGATGGAGGAGCAGAACCGAAGAATGCAGGAGGAATATGAGAATGAGAAGAGGAAGCAAAGAGAAAAGATTGAGCAG AAACGcaaagaaaatgaagaaatgCAAAGAGCACTCGAGGAAAAGAGAAAAGAAGGTGAAAGGATTAGGAAAGAGGAGCAAGAGAGGTTGGAGCAGGAGCGATCAAAGGAGAAAGAAAGAGAACTACAAGAGCGACTGAAT aAACCAAAATCTCCTCCTATCCATTCTAAGGAACTTCATGgttcacaacaacaacaacaagagtCGGCACAAAACACTTATCGTTCACAAATTACACAGAG atcaaCTACTCCACCACGCCCCCAGGTGGCGAGAGAGCGAGTACATTATGAGCGAGCACGCTCACCAGTGGTGGAAGCTCGACCGGAAAAATCAAGAG AATCGAAACGTATTTCACGCGAGTTATCAGCTTTGAGAAAGCAACTTCTTAGCGAACAACGAAGAATTGAAACTCAACTACGTTCAACAGATACTTCATCTTATAAACAAGTTCCCAT taAAACAGAAACTTTGGTTGATTTATCGCGAACACGACAGCGACCCGTACAAGTTCGTCGACCACCCACTGTGGAACGACCAAGCTCAAATGCTCTTAAAGAATTCACTGATTTTAAACACAG ACAAGATGACACAGCATCACTTAGAATGTTCCGAATCGAACATCCAGAAACTCCCAAAGACGCAAACTCTCtcgaacaacaacaacaacaacttatCAAAAATCAACTTCAAAAGTTGGAAACATTAAG AACCAATAAACATATGGATCAACCTGAATACAGCAGGAAATCGCCAACCAAGAGCAGTAGAAATGGATTCTCTCTTATC CCACCATCTGATTCATATGCTTCACTACTTGAAGCTGACTCCACATACATCCCTATACCTGATACAGATGATGTGGAGAATCAACCACCTTCGTTTCCATCTTCACGTGCTGGCAG GAAAATTTCTGCCCGTGAAAGAAGAAGAATCTCAAAACGAAATGAG CAGGATGAAGGTTTGACATACAGAGCACCTGATAGCTACTCCATCAACTCATTGACATCGCTTGCCACACTTGATGTGGACAGACTTGCAAACCGGAATGAAAACAGATTGGATAAACTGAAACAACTGACAG GAGATGAGGTTTCACTTACGGATCCTGATGATATACTTGATCGTTTCGTCAACCAACATCGATCAGATCTCCCTGACACACCAGATACATTCCAGCCAAACGCACGCAGACCAAGGAAAGGAACCTCCGTTTCAGCTCCACGGCCCACTGATGAAAGGCCACCTTCCATAAATACCATTGACACGGAGCCGTGGCTTCGTCCTGGCACCGGACCTCCAGCCACAGCCACataa